In Saccharomonospora marina XMU15, one genomic interval encodes:
- a CDS encoding anhydro-N-acetylmuramic acid kinase has protein sequence MAASSAALRVVGLISGTSIDGIDVAVAQFHRDGDELVLDPLGALEFDYPPDLREELHTALPPACCDAQSLTRLDTLVGQAFAEAAEAGVHRLALGRAHLVASLGQTLYHWVEHGTALGTLQLGQPAWVAERTGLAVVADLRARDIAAGGHGAPLAATLDALWLRTSAEEAAEPVAALNIGGIANLTVVHPDGSVLAYDTGPGNALLDAAAAEVTGGAQHSDVDGALAARGRVRPDLLRRLLSEPYYSLPPPKSTGKEVFHSGYLREATEGLPPVAGPDLLATLTELTAATIRAECGRHGVTTVVTSGGGLHNPALVSALGRDLSLVPSDELGLPADAKEAYLSALLGWLTWHGLPANLPGATGARGLRLLGSITPGHSPLHLPPPSPPVHRLRVARNVSTR, from the coding sequence GTGGCAGCTAGCAGCGCGGCTCTGCGGGTCGTCGGGCTCATCTCCGGAACGTCGATCGACGGCATCGACGTGGCGGTGGCGCAGTTCCACCGCGACGGTGACGAACTGGTGCTCGACCCACTCGGCGCGCTGGAGTTCGACTACCCGCCCGACCTGCGCGAGGAACTGCACACCGCGCTGCCACCGGCCTGCTGCGACGCCCAGAGCCTGACCAGGCTCGACACGCTGGTCGGCCAGGCGTTCGCCGAAGCGGCCGAGGCCGGGGTGCACCGCCTCGCACTCGGCCGAGCACACCTGGTCGCCTCACTCGGCCAGACCCTCTACCACTGGGTCGAGCACGGCACCGCGCTCGGCACGCTGCAGCTGGGTCAACCGGCCTGGGTCGCCGAACGCACCGGCCTCGCGGTGGTGGCCGACCTGCGGGCGAGGGACATAGCCGCCGGTGGGCACGGCGCGCCACTGGCGGCCACACTCGACGCGCTGTGGCTACGAACATCCGCCGAAGAGGCGGCGGAGCCGGTGGCCGCCCTCAACATCGGCGGCATCGCCAACCTCACCGTCGTTCACCCCGACGGCTCCGTGCTGGCCTACGACACCGGGCCCGGCAACGCGCTGCTCGACGCCGCCGCTGCCGAGGTGACCGGCGGGGCACAGCACAGCGACGTCGACGGCGCACTGGCCGCGCGCGGGCGTGTTCGCCCGGATCTGCTGCGACGCCTACTGTCGGAGCCCTACTACTCGCTGCCGCCGCCCAAGTCGACAGGCAAGGAGGTCTTCCACTCCGGCTACCTGCGCGAGGCCACCGAGGGGCTGCCACCCGTCGCGGGCCCCGACCTGCTGGCCACGCTCACCGAACTGACCGCGGCGACGATCAGGGCCGAATGCGGCAGGCACGGCGTCACCACGGTGGTCACCTCCGGTGGCGGCCTTCACAACCCCGCGCTGGTCAGCGCACTGGGCCGCGACCTCAGCCTGGTGCCGAGCGACGAGTTGGGGTTGCCTGCCGACGCCAAGGAGGCCTACCTCAGCGCGCTGCTCGGGTGGCTCACCTGGCACGGGTTGCCTGCCAACCTGCCGGGCGCGACCGGCGCGCGTGGCCTGCGGCTGCTCGGCAGCATCACGCCAGGGCACTCACCGCTGCACCTGCCTCCCCCCTCGCCTCCCGTGCACCGGTTGCGGGTGGCGCGCAACGTTTCTACACGCTAG
- a CDS encoding sodium:solute symporter, with the protein MRALDLAIIAVFLVGTPLLGIALSGKQRTSTDYFVGSRQVPWWAVTFSVVATETSTLTVISVPTVAYLGNVTYLQLAIGYLIGRVLVAFVLLPRYYAGNLVSAYGFLGKRFGNGLQGTASVTFLVTRLLADGVRLFATAIPVKLVLAGLGMDVPYWVIIAAIAVFAVIYTYLGGIRAVIWVDVVQMSIYVLGAVAAVVVLAGKLPDGWFAGAFDAGKFQFFDFSPDLLTNPYAFGTAVVGGALFAMASHGADQLMVQRLLACRTVKDSQKAVIASGGVVFVQFALFLLVGAMLWSFYRGASPEALGLAATDELFPRFIVEQLPSGLSGLLIAGILAAAMSTISSSLNSLSTSTVSDIYQHVTRRRLPDEVVLSRAKLWTLLWAGVFVLFASMFTSTEQPVVEVGLSIASYTYGALLGAFFLGILVKRARQADAIAAFGCTIAVSATFVLGIEFTVDGEPTSLAFPWYVPLGVLVTLLVGGLLSLRHSSPDPKARQPQHQEAA; encoded by the coding sequence ATGCGCGCACTCGATCTCGCGATCATCGCGGTCTTCCTGGTCGGCACGCCGCTGCTGGGTATCGCGTTGAGCGGAAAGCAGCGCACATCCACCGACTACTTCGTCGGCAGCAGGCAGGTGCCGTGGTGGGCGGTGACGTTCTCCGTGGTCGCGACCGAGACCTCCACGCTGACCGTCATCAGCGTCCCCACCGTGGCCTACCTCGGCAACGTCACCTACCTGCAACTGGCGATCGGCTACCTCATCGGCAGGGTGCTGGTCGCGTTCGTGTTGTTGCCCAGGTACTACGCGGGCAACCTGGTCAGCGCCTACGGCTTCCTCGGCAAGCGGTTCGGCAACGGGCTGCAGGGCACGGCCTCGGTGACGTTCCTGGTCACCCGGCTGCTGGCCGACGGGGTGCGGCTGTTCGCCACCGCCATCCCGGTCAAGCTCGTCCTGGCGGGGCTGGGCATGGACGTGCCGTACTGGGTGATCATCGCGGCGATCGCGGTGTTCGCGGTGATCTACACCTATCTCGGCGGCATCCGGGCGGTGATCTGGGTCGACGTCGTGCAGATGAGCATCTACGTGCTCGGCGCCGTGGCCGCGGTGGTGGTGCTGGCGGGCAAGTTGCCTGACGGCTGGTTCGCAGGTGCCTTCGACGCGGGCAAGTTCCAGTTCTTCGACTTCTCTCCGGATCTGCTCACCAACCCCTACGCCTTCGGCACCGCCGTCGTGGGTGGCGCGCTGTTCGCGATGGCCTCCCACGGCGCCGACCAGTTGATGGTGCAGCGGCTGCTGGCCTGCCGCACCGTCAAGGACAGTCAGAAAGCCGTCATCGCCAGCGGCGGTGTGGTCTTCGTGCAGTTCGCGCTGTTCCTGCTCGTCGGCGCCATGCTGTGGTCGTTCTACCGTGGCGCGAGCCCGGAAGCTCTCGGGCTGGCAGCGACCGACGAACTGTTCCCCAGGTTCATCGTCGAGCAGTTGCCGTCGGGGCTTTCCGGACTGCTCATCGCGGGCATCCTGGCCGCGGCCATGAGCACGATCTCCTCGTCGCTCAACTCGCTTTCCACCTCGACGGTGAGCGACATCTACCAGCACGTGACCAGGCGGCGGCTACCCGACGAGGTCGTGCTCAGCAGGGCGAAGCTGTGGACGCTGCTGTGGGCCGGGGTGTTCGTGCTGTTCGCCTCCATGTTCACCAGTACCGAGCAGCCGGTGGTGGAGGTGGGGCTGAGCATCGCGAGCTACACCTACGGCGCGCTGCTGGGCGCCTTCTTCCTCGGCATCCTGGTGAAGCGGGCACGGCAGGCCGACGCCATCGCGGCCTTCGGCTGCACGATCGCGGTTTCGGCCACCTTCGTGCTCGGCATCGAGTTCACGGTGGACGGAGAGCCGACCTCGCTGGCGTTTCCGTGGTACGTGCCGCTCGGTGTGCTGGTGACGTTGCTGGTGGGCGGGCTGCTGTCGCTGCGCCACTCCTCCCCCGACCCCAAGGCACGACAACCGCAACACCAGGAGGCTGCCTGA
- a CDS encoding DUF3239 domain-containing protein: MADDGWPAGDPRRYFDAPIDPVHLRESSPNVYRRAMWLAIGIVVGCGLLALGGWSIVDGGWWGVLLGVLAALVGLLLFVRGLIASNATKPFRGGPLAPGMVMEQADDTVRMLVLGEISRDPAATPEFAYRLVTFRAREQTHFVPGQRIPCVLHGFVAPPWSGRWWSFDASPITWATADQTVLDGAASAIPVPEWDQLLAGAQRLGEIRRKWTRLARVSSEDLPESLRRPPTRLGVPVEWQADGRARFVGSVADAVSV, from the coding sequence ATGGCAGACGACGGTTGGCCCGCTGGTGATCCGCGACGGTACTTCGACGCCCCGATCGACCCCGTTCACCTGCGGGAGAGCAGCCCCAATGTGTACCGACGCGCGATGTGGCTCGCGATCGGCATCGTGGTCGGGTGCGGCCTGCTCGCGCTCGGTGGGTGGTCCATCGTGGACGGCGGTTGGTGGGGAGTGCTGCTCGGCGTGCTGGCCGCGCTGGTCGGGCTGCTGCTGTTCGTGCGCGGACTCATCGCGAGCAACGCCACCAAACCCTTTCGCGGCGGACCGCTGGCGCCTGGCATGGTCATGGAGCAGGCCGACGACACGGTGCGGATGCTGGTGCTCGGCGAGATCTCCCGCGACCCGGCGGCCACGCCCGAGTTCGCCTACCGCCTCGTCACGTTCCGCGCCCGCGAGCAGACCCATTTCGTTCCCGGGCAGCGCATCCCGTGTGTGCTGCACGGCTTCGTCGCGCCGCCGTGGAGCGGACGCTGGTGGAGCTTCGACGCCTCACCGATCACCTGGGCCACTGCCGACCAGACGGTGCTCGACGGTGCCGCCTCCGCGATCCCGGTGCCCGAGTGGGACCAGTTGCTCGCGGGTGCGCAGCGCCTCGGCGAGATCCGCCGCAAGTGGACGCGGCTGGCGCGGGTGTCGTCCGAGGACCTGCCCGAGTCGCTGCGCAGGCCACCCACGCGGCTGGGCGTGCCGGTGGAGTGGCAGGCCGACGGCCGCGCGAGGTTCGTCGGCTCGGTCGCCGACGCGGTGAGCGTCTAA
- the ftsY gene encoding signal recognition particle-docking protein FtsY — MAIVSDTLMWIVIAVAAVVVVALVAGLIVARNRRISLEREREEKPKAGRYQAGGGIAFAPGGEDAPPRHPVEERTEADGEPGVGDDAAVPRDAPRRGLVDVGLPEEQPLPQPRQAPEPEVPAAPPEPEPEEVPSAEGRIERLRGRLSKSRSALGQSLLGLLGAGDLDEDSWQDVEDTLLVADLGASTTTEIVQRLRAQLSARGVRTSDDARALLSEVLTEALGADSDRAVRALPHTVDGTKQPAVVLVAGVNGTGKTTTTGKLARVLVSQGRSVVLGAADTFRAAAADQLQTWSQRVGAEVVRGKEGADPASVAFDAVKRGVDAQADAVLIDTAGRLHTKTGLMDELGKVKRVVEKQAKVDEVLLVLDATTGQNGLAQARVFSEVIDVTGIVLTKLDGTAKGGIVFQVQRELGVPVKLVGLGEGPDDLAPFEAAAFVDALLD, encoded by the coding sequence ATGGCAATCGTGTCAGACACCTTGATGTGGATCGTCATCGCTGTTGCCGCCGTCGTGGTGGTGGCGCTGGTCGCGGGGTTGATCGTCGCGCGTAACCGCAGGATCAGCCTCGAGCGCGAGCGGGAGGAGAAGCCCAAGGCAGGCCGTTACCAGGCGGGTGGTGGCATCGCGTTCGCGCCCGGCGGGGAGGACGCGCCACCCCGGCATCCGGTCGAGGAGCGCACCGAAGCCGACGGTGAGCCAGGAGTCGGCGACGACGCGGCCGTGCCGAGGGACGCACCACGGCGGGGTCTGGTGGATGTCGGCCTGCCGGAGGAGCAGCCGCTGCCGCAGCCGAGGCAGGCGCCGGAGCCGGAGGTTCCCGCAGCGCCGCCGGAGCCCGAGCCGGAAGAGGTGCCGTCGGCAGAGGGACGCATCGAACGGCTGCGAGGCCGGCTTTCGAAGTCCCGCTCCGCGCTCGGGCAGAGCCTGCTCGGCCTGCTCGGCGCAGGCGACCTCGACGAGGATTCCTGGCAGGACGTCGAGGACACGCTGCTTGTCGCGGATCTGGGTGCGTCGACCACCACCGAGATCGTGCAGCGGCTGCGTGCCCAGCTGTCCGCGCGCGGTGTCCGCACCTCCGACGACGCAAGGGCGCTGCTGAGTGAGGTGCTCACCGAGGCGCTCGGCGCCGACTCCGATCGCGCGGTGCGTGCGCTCCCGCACACGGTGGACGGTACGAAGCAACCCGCGGTGGTGCTGGTGGCCGGCGTCAACGGCACCGGCAAGACCACCACGACCGGCAAGCTCGCCAGGGTGCTGGTGTCGCAGGGCAGGAGTGTGGTGCTCGGTGCGGCCGACACCTTCCGTGCCGCCGCCGCCGACCAGTTGCAGACCTGGTCGCAGCGGGTGGGCGCCGAGGTGGTGCGTGGCAAGGAAGGAGCCGATCCCGCCTCGGTGGCGTTCGACGCCGTCAAGCGGGGGGTCGACGCCCAGGCCGATGCCGTGCTGATCGACACGGCGGGCAGGTTGCACACCAAGACCGGGCTCATGGACGAGCTGGGCAAGGTCAAGCGGGTGGTTGAGAAGCAGGCCAAGGTGGACGAGGTGCTGCTCGTCCTCGACGCCACGACCGGGCAGAACGGGCTCGCCCAGGCGCGGGTGTTCTCCGAGGTCATCGACGTCACCGGGATCGTGCTGACCAAGCTCGACGGCACGGCCAAGGGCGGCATCGTCTTCCAGGTGCAGCGCGAGCTCGGAGTTCCGGTCAAACTCGTCGGGCTCGGTGAAGGACCCGACGACCTCGCGCCGTTCGAGGCCGCCGCCTTCGTCGACGCACTGCTCGACTGA
- the aceB gene encoding malate synthase A gives MSDVRVLGDAVERGDEVLTQEALRFLADLHDAFAATRDKLLEARVHRREEAKRTGRLDFLPETSQIRESQWQVAEAPPALRDRRVEITGPTDRKMTINALNSGAKVWLADFEDANTPHWANVVSGQVNLSDAIRGTIELDSGGKHYALRDDVEHATIVVRPRGWHLDERNLEIGGRKAVGALVDFGLYFFHNAKELLHRGSGPYFYLPKIESHLEARLWNDVFTHAERALGIEHGTIRATVLIETIPAAFEMEEILYELREHASGLNAGRWDYLFSIIKYFRDAGQKFVLPDRNSVTMTAPFMRAYTELLVRTCHKRGAFAIGGMAAFIPSKDPEVNEKAFAKVRDDKAREAGDGFDGSWVAHPGMVALCREEFDKVLGDKPNQIDRLREDVRVTADELLDIESTAGSATMAGLRGAVDVGVRYIASWLGGNGAAAIHNLMEDAATAEISRSQVWQWVRNGVRLDTGDEVTEELVRSVLGQVRSELADVIPADQLDQAVELFEEVALAQRFADFLTLPAYERIK, from the coding sequence ATGTCTGATGTTCGCGTGCTCGGCGATGCCGTCGAGCGTGGCGACGAGGTCTTGACGCAGGAAGCGCTGCGGTTCCTCGCTGATCTTCACGACGCCTTCGCCGCGACGCGGGACAAACTGCTCGAGGCTCGCGTGCACCGGCGAGAGGAGGCCAAGCGCACCGGCAGGCTGGACTTCCTCCCGGAGACCAGCCAGATCCGCGAGTCGCAGTGGCAGGTCGCCGAGGCGCCGCCCGCGCTGCGCGACCGAAGGGTCGAGATCACCGGTCCCACCGACCGCAAGATGACGATCAACGCGCTCAACTCGGGCGCGAAGGTCTGGCTCGCGGACTTCGAGGACGCCAACACCCCGCACTGGGCCAACGTCGTGTCCGGCCAGGTCAACCTCTCCGACGCGATCAGGGGCACGATCGAACTGGACAGCGGCGGCAAGCACTACGCGCTGCGCGACGACGTCGAGCACGCCACCATCGTGGTTCGCCCTCGCGGCTGGCACCTCGACGAGCGCAACCTGGAGATCGGTGGCCGCAAGGCCGTCGGAGCGCTGGTCGACTTCGGGTTGTACTTCTTCCACAACGCCAAGGAACTGCTCCATCGCGGCAGCGGGCCGTACTTCTACCTGCCCAAGATCGAAAGCCATCTCGAGGCGCGGTTGTGGAACGACGTGTTCACCCACGCCGAGCGCGCGCTGGGCATCGAACACGGCACGATCCGGGCCACGGTGCTCATCGAGACCATCCCCGCCGCGTTCGAGATGGAGGAGATCCTCTACGAACTGCGCGAGCACGCCTCCGGGCTGAACGCGGGTCGCTGGGACTACCTGTTCAGCATCATCAAGTACTTCAGGGACGCGGGCCAGAAGTTCGTGCTTCCCGACCGCAACAGCGTCACGATGACGGCGCCGTTCATGCGGGCCTACACCGAACTGCTCGTGCGTACCTGCCACAAGCGCGGCGCGTTCGCGATCGGTGGCATGGCCGCCTTCATCCCGAGCAAGGACCCCGAGGTCAACGAGAAGGCCTTCGCGAAGGTCCGCGACGACAAGGCCCGCGAGGCCGGTGACGGTTTCGACGGCTCGTGGGTGGCGCACCCGGGCATGGTGGCGCTGTGCCGTGAGGAGTTCGACAAGGTGCTCGGCGACAAGCCGAACCAGATCGACCGCCTGCGCGAGGACGTGCGGGTCACCGCCGACGAGTTGCTCGACATCGAGTCGACGGCGGGAAGCGCCACCATGGCAGGCCTGCGCGGTGCGGTGGACGTCGGCGTCCGCTACATCGCCTCCTGGCTCGGCGGTAACGGCGCGGCAGCGATCCACAACCTGATGGAGGACGCCGCCACCGCGGAGATCTCGCGCTCGCAGGTGTGGCAGTGGGTGCGCAACGGTGTGCGGCTCGACACCGGCGACGAGGTGACCGAGGAACTGGTGCGCTCGGTGCTCGGTCAGGTGCGTTCCGAACTCGCCGACGTGATCCCAGCCGACCAGCTCGACCAGGCCGTTGAGCTGTTCGAGGAGGTCGCGCTGGCGCAGCGGTTCGCCGACTTCCTGACGCTGCCCGCATACGAACGCATCAAGTAG
- a CDS encoding LamB/YcsF family protein, which translates to MVIDLNSDLGEGFGAWFSGDDEALLNVVTSANVACGFHAGDPSVLRRVTEQATERGVVIGAQVGYRDLAGFGRRFIDMDPHELVNDVIYQIAALDGFARVAGSKVRYVKPHGALYNAVVSHEEQAAAVVEAVRRYDPRLPLLGLPESQLLRQAEEAGLSTVPESFADRAYGPDGKLVSRREPGAVLHEPDEVVKRSVRMATDGTVTAIDETVITVRPRSLCVHGDTRGAVELARRVREALTEAGVEVRPFV; encoded by the coding sequence GTGGTGATCGACCTCAACAGCGACCTCGGCGAAGGGTTCGGTGCGTGGTTCTCCGGCGACGACGAGGCGCTGCTGAACGTGGTGACCAGCGCGAACGTCGCTTGCGGGTTCCACGCGGGTGACCCCTCTGTGCTGCGCCGGGTGACCGAGCAGGCCACCGAGCGGGGTGTGGTGATCGGGGCCCAGGTGGGCTACCGGGACCTGGCCGGATTCGGCAGGCGCTTCATCGACATGGACCCGCACGAGTTGGTCAACGACGTGATCTACCAGATCGCCGCACTCGACGGGTTCGCGAGGGTCGCGGGTTCGAAGGTGCGCTACGTCAAGCCGCACGGTGCGCTGTACAACGCCGTGGTGAGCCACGAGGAACAGGCCGCCGCGGTCGTCGAGGCAGTGCGCCGCTACGACCCGCGGCTTCCGCTGCTCGGCCTGCCGGAGTCGCAGCTGCTGCGGCAGGCCGAGGAAGCCGGACTCTCCACCGTGCCGGAGTCCTTCGCCGACCGGGCCTACGGTCCGGACGGCAAGCTGGTTTCCCGCCGTGAGCCGGGAGCCGTGTTGCACGAGCCGGATGAGGTGGTCAAGCGCAGTGTGCGGATGGCCACCGACGGCACGGTTACCGCCATCGACGAGACCGTCATCACCGTGCGGCCACGGTCGCTGTGCGTGCACGGCGACACGAGGGGAGCCGTCGAGCTCGCACGGCGGGTACGCGAGGCGCTCACCGAGGCCGGTGTCGAGGTGCGCCCATTCGTCTGA
- a CDS encoding pyridoxamine 5'-phosphate oxidase family protein, with translation MTPTIEIQNITEAECLGLMRSQPVGRLVFTENALPAIRPVNYLLDGRDIIVRASQETWISRLDGSVIAFEVDQIDPRSHTGWSVVVLGKAEFVTDIDQLVRLSDPNHRPWAPGRHDRCMRLRAAEITGRRLALAG, from the coding sequence ATGACTCCCACGATCGAGATTCAGAACATCACCGAAGCCGAGTGCCTCGGTCTGATGCGCTCACAACCGGTCGGCCGGCTGGTGTTCACGGAGAACGCCCTGCCCGCGATTCGCCCGGTGAACTACCTGCTCGACGGACGCGACATCATCGTGAGAGCGTCCCAGGAAACGTGGATCAGCAGGCTGGACGGCTCGGTCATCGCATTCGAGGTGGACCAGATCGACCCACGAAGTCACACCGGCTGGAGCGTGGTGGTACTCGGCAAAGCGGAGTTCGTCACCGACATCGACCAACTCGTGCGGCTGAGCGACCCCAACCACCGGCCGTGGGCACCCGGCAGGCACGACCGCTGCATGCGGCTTCGGGCCGCGGAGATCACCGGCCGCAGGCTGGCACTGGCCGGCTGA
- a CDS encoding hydroxypyruvate isomerase family protein produces MAEQSGARHRLRYDVNLSMLFTELPLLRRPEAARKAGFDAIEFWWPFQQAVPDDADVDAFVSAVSDAGVRLVGLNFFAGDMPSGDRGLVSWVGRETEFRDSVDVAIGIARRLDCRTFNALYGNRIDGVEPARQDELALSTLDYLAGVVEPVGGQVVLEPLSAAPKYPLRTAAEAVAVLDKLGRANVTLLADLYHLAVNGDDLGGVIDEYAGRVGHVQVADAPGRGEPGSGELDIDGCLAALESAGYAGYVGLEYKPTSDSQSSLHWLPRERRAL; encoded by the coding sequence ATGGCTGAGCAGTCCGGCGCGCGGCATCGCCTGCGCTACGACGTCAACCTGTCCATGCTGTTCACCGAGCTTCCGCTGCTGCGAAGGCCCGAGGCAGCCAGGAAGGCCGGGTTCGACGCGATCGAGTTCTGGTGGCCCTTCCAGCAGGCCGTGCCGGATGACGCCGACGTCGACGCCTTCGTCAGCGCTGTTTCCGATGCCGGTGTGCGGCTGGTCGGGTTGAACTTCTTCGCGGGCGACATGCCCTCCGGCGACAGGGGTCTGGTGTCCTGGGTCGGCAGGGAGACCGAGTTTCGCGACAGCGTCGATGTCGCGATCGGGATCGCGCGGCGGCTGGACTGCCGCACTTTCAACGCCCTCTACGGCAACCGCATCGACGGCGTGGAACCCGCTCGGCAGGATGAGCTCGCGCTGTCCACTCTGGACTACCTCGCGGGCGTGGTGGAGCCGGTCGGCGGCCAGGTCGTGCTCGAGCCGCTTTCGGCGGCACCGAAGTACCCGCTGCGCACCGCGGCCGAGGCGGTAGCCGTGCTCGACAAGCTGGGTAGGGCCAACGTCACGCTGCTGGCAGATCTGTACCACCTCGCCGTCAACGGCGACGACCTCGGCGGTGTGATCGACGAGTACGCCGGTCGCGTCGGTCACGTGCAGGTGGCCGACGCACCGGGACGAGGCGAACCGGGCTCGGGCGAACTCGACATCGACGGCTGTCTCGCCGCTCTCGAATCGGCCGGATACGCCGGATACGTGGGACTGGAGTACAAGCCGACCAGCGACAGCCAGTCATCGCTGCACTGGCTGCCGCGCGAACGGAGGGCGTTGTGA
- a CDS encoding IclR family transcriptional regulator, with amino-acid sequence MAAERSAAGGVQSLQRAFELLERLADTGGEASLSELATSSGLPMPTIHRLIRTLVALGYVRQNANRRYALGARLIRLGENASLQFGTWARPLLAELVEEVGETANLAVLERDEVVYVAQVPSRHSMRMFTEVGRRLLPHGTGVGKAILAHLPADEVRALLERTGMPAYTEHTHTDPDAFLDHLGIVAKQGYALDEAEQELGVRCLAVPVLGAPTPTAVSVSGPEGRLTDDAVERIAPIVRHIAGELSQQLSARDLTA; translated from the coding sequence GTGGCGGCCGAGAGATCAGCAGCCGGCGGCGTGCAGTCGCTCCAGCGGGCGTTCGAGCTGCTCGAGCGGCTTGCCGACACCGGGGGTGAGGCGAGTCTCTCCGAGCTGGCGACGTCCTCGGGGCTACCCATGCCCACGATCCACCGGCTCATCCGCACCCTCGTCGCGCTGGGCTACGTGCGGCAGAACGCCAACCGCCGCTACGCACTGGGAGCACGGCTGATCCGGCTCGGCGAGAACGCCAGCCTGCAGTTCGGCACCTGGGCGCGGCCGCTGCTGGCCGAACTGGTGGAGGAGGTCGGCGAGACGGCCAACCTCGCCGTGCTCGAGCGCGACGAGGTGGTCTACGTCGCGCAGGTCCCCTCGCGGCACTCGATGCGCATGTTCACCGAGGTGGGTCGCAGGTTGCTGCCGCACGGCACCGGCGTGGGCAAGGCCATACTCGCCCACCTGCCCGCCGACGAGGTGCGGGCGCTGCTGGAGCGCACCGGGATGCCCGCCTACACCGAGCACACCCACACCGACCCGGACGCGTTTCTCGATCATCTCGGCATCGTCGCGAAGCAGGGATACGCACTCGACGAGGCCGAACAGGAGCTCGGTGTTCGCTGCCTGGCTGTACCCGTGCTCGGCGCCCCGACTCCCACAGCCGTGTCGGTGTCCGGCCCCGAGGGCAGGCTGACCGACGATGCCGTCGAGCGCATCGCGCCGATCGTGCGGCACATCGCCGGGGAGTTGTCGCAGCAGCTTTCCGCCCGCGACCTCACCGCGTGA
- a CDS encoding 2-hydroxy-3-oxopropionate reductase: protein MKIGFIGLGIMGTPMAAHLVAAEHTVRGYDVVPGALDKLVAAGGSAAKSVADAVDGAEVVITMLPNHPQVEQVVLGEGGVLESAKPGALLVDMSTIRPETSIEVARVAAEKDIRVLDAPVSGGEAGAKQANLSIMVGGEESDFAAAKPLLEVMGKTIVHVGPHGAGQVVKAANQLVVGGIYALVGEAIVLMEGCGVDAGTGLDVLAGGLAANRILDLKRESMVARRFEPGFRIDLHHKDMGIAMAAARQADVSLPMTGLVTQLVAAARAMGHGSLDHSALLKVTEQLSGRA from the coding sequence GTGAAGATCGGATTCATCGGGCTCGGCATCATGGGAACGCCGATGGCCGCACACCTGGTGGCCGCTGAGCACACGGTGCGCGGCTACGACGTGGTGCCCGGGGCACTGGACAAGCTGGTCGCGGCAGGCGGCAGCGCGGCGAAGTCGGTGGCCGACGCCGTGGACGGTGCCGAAGTGGTGATCACGATGCTGCCCAACCACCCGCAGGTGGAGCAGGTCGTGCTCGGTGAGGGCGGGGTGCTCGAATCGGCCAAACCGGGCGCGCTGCTCGTGGACATGAGCACGATCAGGCCGGAGACCTCGATCGAGGTGGCCAGAGTCGCGGCGGAGAAGGACATCCGGGTGCTCGACGCGCCGGTGTCGGGAGGCGAGGCGGGGGCCAAGCAGGCGAACCTGTCCATCATGGTCGGGGGCGAGGAATCGGACTTCGCCGCGGCCAAACCGCTGCTGGAGGTCATGGGCAAGACGATCGTCCACGTCGGACCGCACGGTGCGGGGCAGGTGGTCAAGGCCGCCAACCAACTCGTCGTCGGTGGCATCTACGCGCTTGTCGGTGAGGCGATCGTGTTGATGGAGGGTTGCGGTGTGGACGCGGGCACCGGGCTGGACGTGCTCGCAGGCGGACTGGCGGCCAACCGCATTCTCGACCTCAAGCGCGAGTCGATGGTGGCGAGGCGGTTCGAGCCGGGTTTCCGGATCGACCTGCACCACAAGGACATGGGGATCGCGATGGCCGCGGCGCGGCAGGCCGACGTCTCGCTGCCGATGACCGGCCTGGTCACCCAGTTGGTCGCGGCGGCGAGGGCGATGGGCCACGGCTCGCTCGATCATTCGGCACTGCTGAAGGTGACCGAGCAACTGTCCGGCAGGGCGTGA